Part of the Corticium candelabrum chromosome 15, ooCorCand1.1, whole genome shotgun sequence genome, gcatgcgcagttgtACAGCGCAATGTTACCACAATCTAGAGCCCTGTCcacagaatggatcgcgattctgctgatcgcgatccgatcgcaggatggcgagcgtccacactgcactttgaaaacgctaccTTCTACTCATtttcgatatcacgtgactgatgacggatgtgcacgtgtggcttctttgcttgtggaaagcgttgatacagcgacagcgagaacaaagacgagagaggagtgttagatgttccgactacactcGTAGCGTACGTAGAGGTAActccactatttctaattggattcaaccaatcgcgatcggatcgcgaccTCGCAATGTGGATGGGATttatcgcgatccagttgccagtgtggacagtcCTTACGCCTACTACCAAATCCAAGATAATCTTCTTcaggcgcgcaagagggcctgggtacgaggctactaTGACTCATTAGCCCCAAACGCAGtagtggattgcagccccggatgcgcttccatcaccacactgcgtctggggcgaggctaacgacgtctcgtatatgtcctacgcattctcgatatgactgttgtaaagccatagagaaaaaacgcgagcagcttggcttctgtccattgtAAACGTGAGCTAACGCGAGCTACGTCAAGCTCAAGCAACGAACGCACGTTAATGGCACGCATCGGCTTCCTTCTACAGTGTGTCGCGGGCTGGAATACTGAGCTGGCGCGGCTCGGGTCGGGTCAGCTCGGCTCGCTATGAGGTACAGTGTAGAAACTaggtatgtgtactgtactacgcATGTGTACTACGCATGTGTACACATTACTCAAGGTTACCGACAAGCGGACCTATTTGACAGGCCGGACCTAATCCGCTGCTACACCGGTACGTACACAGGAGGTACACAGTTCGTTTACTATGGGGCGGATGAAGAGCTTCTCCATCACATACGCCAACAATCAGTACGTTTACTACCCAGGACAGGTTGTCGCCGGACAGGCAGTGCTCGAAATCACCGACGAAGTGACTGCACGTGGTTTGCGCATCACTCTGCGCGGCGAGGCCTACGTCCATTGGACAGAACAACACGGATCAGGACAGCATAGTCACACTGTAAGCTACACAGACCGTGAAACGTACGTCAATCAATGTGTTACCGTCTGGGGAAAAGAGGAAGGAGATCGAGAAGGAGAGAATCCAACACTCTATCCGGGAATTCATACGTTTCCTTTCTCTTTCCAGGTGCCTCACGCTGTTCCGTCATCCTTGGAGCCGAAAGGACCGTTCCGAGCCCACATTCGGTATTGGGTAACAGCTAACGTCGACAGACCGTGGAAGTTTGATTACAAATGCaagcaaccgtttactgttaTTGCtcgtattgatatcaatgaccccGTATTTCTAACTCCCATGAGGAGTGACAACGAAAAGCATCTGTGCTGTCTGTGCTGCAAATCTGGTCCCTTGAATCTCGAGGCTAGTATCGACCGGGCAGGTTACTGTCCCGGTGAATCGGTTACCATATCGGCTACCGCTCGTAACATGACCAGTCGATCAATGCGAGGCATGCGAGGACGGCTGATTTCTATTACAACCGTCACTGCTCGAGGACATCGCAGGACTGGCACAACAACAATATGTGAAATAATGGGCGAGGAATTGCGCGGAGGAGCATTTGACCAATGGGGAAGAAGATCATTGGCTATCCCTCCTGCTCCACCATCTGTCAAATCATGCAGAATCATAGACCATTCCTACTACGTTCAGATAGCTGTGGTAGTGCCAAGAGGGATCAATCTCAAAATCCTTTTTCCTGTTGTAATCGGCACTGTTCCACTACGTGAAGACGAGGCTGAAGCCATTCAGTCACAGCCTCAATTCATCGACAACAGAAGCCTCGGCGTACGCGGGGTACCTCAAGCCATTGCCATGCCACATGAGCCAGTGGTTGTACCGTCGGCTCCTCCGTGCTATGCAGAAGCAGTAGACGAGCCATCGGTCAATATTGGAGAGAGCGATGACAAGTACACGTACGGTAACCTTCAGTACCTACCTCGGTATCCATACATTCCAACCTATTCTCAGACAAATCAACCTTGGGAACCAGGGCCACCCGGACCTCCACCAGGGGAGTATCCTATGCAGCCAATGGGAGGACAATACTTTGGACCGCCAACCCACTAACTGAATACAATAGTAATGTTTCTGTATGCGCAGTAACTGTTGTGTTTGCACTATTTCTTAATCTGTGGTGGCAGTTGAACACATTGCTACTGATAGAGTAATAGCCTTGCAATTTTTGGTAACTTGCTCACAGGCATGGCACACAGCATGGCATATGGCACGGCACATAGCTGTTGCATGCGAGATGTGCCACAAAATTACTAATTTTAATATATGCAAAGCCATCTAATATGTGTGAGTAAGTGTATACAAATTGAACACAattcatcacgtgactatttcTGCAGTAAATTAACCAGTTGAATTCAACTATAACCTCGGTactccagactgctttctgcacgtgatgggagacCCGGAGTAGAAGGTAAATATGGCGTAACATCTAATCCACCGCCAACAGACAAACGGCCAATCAGCGCTCCTATTACGTGTAGATAATTGTTGACGTCAATACTTCTCATGAGTACATGTATaaatttctttcttctctcctcctatttctcctcccatcacgtgcaaaCGCAGTAAAgttagcctcgacctcccagacccgtgtagcgccgggtctgggatggtacgtgtaccgcctcttctcaatatattgcggttggtcctaggaccactTTTAgcgttcagtttcataaatgcacaCCTTTCTAAGGCATTGCATATCTGCTgcctaccaaagactacactgtacacaaacgacgacttgaagtgcgctcttcacgcaagCTCACGTCCCcacacgtcgtggtttgtattctgcgcctgtcaacggcagtaacgacacctagtagagccgtttgttcACGGGAGGTtgaaagtgttatacgggaaccggacactgcaaggctcacgtgagtctgagGTGCGCCATGAGTATTGTGAGACAGATCTTCATCAACTATGCGAACAACCAACAGGCCTACTATCCTGGCCAGACCGTCTCCGGTAACGTATTTCTTGAAATCGTTCAACCCTTGGCGCCGAAGCGAGTCAGTGTGGTGCTGCGCGGTCGTGCACACGTATACTGGACGGAAACCAGCGGCACTGGAGATgacagacgaacacacacgTATTCCGACAATGAACAGTACTTCGACCATGCAATCGTCGTGTGGCCTAGTGCGCTAAGTGCAGACAGCCCTGCCATACTTCCACCGGGGATGCACTCGTTTTCGTTTACTTTCAGTCTTCCTCTCGGCATACCGTCTTCGTTTGAGTTGTCTACCTATAGCACGGCTTATATTAGATATTGGATCGTGGCAAACGTGGATTTGGGATCCTCTCAGTTCAAGTGCCAGAGACCTTTCACTGTCATTGAGTACATCGATGTGAATGAACACCGCCTGCTTGTTCCTATGCGCAGTGAAAATGAAAAGATGATTTGCTGTTTGTGCTGTGAATCGGGCCCATTGAGGTTACAGGCTAGTATTGACAGAGTCGGCTTTTGTCCCGGCGAAGCGGTCGTTGTATCTGCTACTGCTGAGAATATTACAAACCGAGTAATGCGTGGCATTCGGGTTTCATTGATTGCCGTAACCAGACGTACTGCTCATGGGGCATCGAGTATGATAAGCCGAACGGTATGTGAACTGATGGGAGAGGTGATCGCAGTTGGTGCGACCGACAGGTGGGAGAACCGAAGATTCCCGATCCCACCGGTGCCACCCTCGATCAAGACATGTCGCATCATTGATCAATCTTACTACATACAACTAAGTGTTGTTGTGCCAAACGGTTTCAATCTCAGTATGCATTTTCCAATAGTAATCGGTACCGTTCCACTACGTCAAGACATTCCACGACCTCTTCAACAGGTGATGCATGTCGAGAGCAGAACAGAGAATTGGCTTCAGCTTCCGGAATCATCAATCACTTCTCAGGTGTCTTCAACTGTTCCAGTCCACCCACCACCATATGCAGAAGCCACCGGGATCACAGTTGATATTAGAGACAATGATGATCGTAACGCTATGGGTGTTGTTCAGTACACACCTCTGTTACCATTCGTTTCTTCAGAAAGGCCTACTGCTAATGACCCATTCCATGTTGACGTTTCTTTGCAACCTCACAGCTTTGAGATGCCGGGTCCATTGCAATATGACCAGACGCTACCTGACTCTGCCCAACAAAATATCCCCGTACATGGTGAGAAGCAGCATCACTCAGATCCCTATGTCACACCCCAGGCAGAGCCGTTTGGCGATTCACACATCGTAGGGTCTGATGCTATACCTATGCAACTCATCGAACCACACTCTGTACAGGACATGCACGATAAAGCATAGATGGACACGTTTTTGAGTCGTCAGTGTGCTGCACTGCAAATAGGCGATTCAGCACTGCACTATAGTTCACCAAGAGAATTGTAGAAATCACTGGGTTTACCACTACTCCCTGCAGATAGGAGGATGTAATAGATTATAAAGGAGTCTAGCAACTATTTGTGTTTGAGTTTCAACTTTGAGTAATGAAAGAATTTCAGTTATGAAAAGTTGTATAATGGAATTTGAATGTAATGCAAGCTTACCTGTGTCCTTGACTGTAGTTCTTAGAATGACATAACATCATTCTAAGAACGTCTCTGTCATTGTGCACCTGTAATACAAGTTTGACAACCCTGAGGTCCTTGCAATTGGATATATATCTGAAACaccaatatattaattaaaaattgtcTCCCTTGTCCAAAAATGTagacgcacgcacacacacacacacacacacacacacacacacacacacacaatttacatACATTCtgatgtgtatatatacagtacagtgtacatataCACAGAACCAGGCATCAGAGCCGTGTGGACACAGACtctattaaaaattagatGCATTTGTGGCTCGGAGTCCAGATATTGCCATGGCCGCGCTTTGTGGTATTCTGACCTTCCGTCATGACTGCGTTGGCACAATTCTATGTCGTCTACAAGAACAACCGGCGCTTTTACTTCCCAGGACAAGCTCTTTGTGGCCATCTTTATCTGGAAGTAGTCGAACCCCTGGCAGCGACGAAGATAGATGTTGTCGTTCGAGGGATGGCAAAAGTACGCTGGTCCGAACAAGCTGGCCAGAATCGAGTGAAATACAAAAACATGGAGACTCTAGTTGACGATACTGTCACAGTTTGGAGCAAAACAGAGAATACACCGCACCTCCAAGCTGGAGAGCATTCCTTTCCATTTAGTTTCAACTTGCCCGCTGGCCTGCCATCCTCATTTGAGCTGTTTGGAGTGGGAGTAACGTTTATTCGCTACTGGGTAATGGCTACTGTGGATTTAGACCCTACAGGTCGTGTCAAGTATAAACGGCCTTTCACTGTGATTCAGCACATCGACGTCAATGATCCTGTGCTTTCTATACCAATGCGCAGTGAAAACGACAAGACACTCTGTTGTCTCTGTTGCAAATCCGGGCCTCTGAGTTTGAGTGCCAGTATTGACAGGACGGGATACTGCCCTGGGGACACGATTCGGGTGTCTGCATTGGCTGAAAATTTGACTAGGAGAGTGATGACTGGCATTCGAGCGCAGTTGATCTCTTTTACAATACGGAAAGAAAATGGTTCTGCTACGCGAGCTGGTGATGGTGGTGTAAGAATATTATTGAGTGAAGTGATGGGTGACCCTATTGAGGTTGGTGCATCGGACAAGTGGGAGAATAGACCAATGACGATTCCGGCATGTTCACCGTCGATCGAGGGATGCAGCTTCATTAGACATTTGCACtatgtacaagtgtgtgtggtCGTAGCGAGAGGTTTGAATCTCAGGGTTCACTTTCCCATCATATTGGGCACAATTCCACTTTGCGAGACAGTGCAACATGTCGATCAGCATGCAATGTATGTTGACAACAAGGCAATAGGTGTGTTTGCTCTTCCACAGCCGATGTCTTTACCTGAAGCAACGTTTGTTCTTCCTGTAACTTGTCCACTGGTAGAGGCAGATGCAACTAGATTTACAGTTAATATTGCTGAAGATGACGATGATGGTACCATGGGTGACTTGAATTACTGTCCTGTAGTTCCTTATTCAAAAGCTAGGCCACTCAACAGGTGATGTTTTTAGTTGTTGTCTGATGAACTAGAAGAGAcaaaaatttttttattagAGTATTATAGAAGCCTTTAATGACTAGACATATACTGTAGTAATGGtgataatttttgtttatatgtacagtacacacgtCACCCTACTATAAAAATAGCCTAGCGCGCGCAAACTAAacgtgcacgtgacttgtCCACCATTATTGAAGTGCCCGTCACCCGTCACCAATGACGGCCATCAGGCTTAGAGGCTCTCCTGTCAACTTACTGATAGTTTGCTCGCAGTCTCCGGACTCCCAAGTCGTTGAGACAGTGCTTCAACATGAATCGGATGGCAAATTTCTCTTGCAGTCGGATGACATCAATCTTCGTTATTGCTCGAAATGGAGACCCAAATCAAAAGGCCACCCATTTCTGACCGTCGCTCTTGCCTCACAGAAAAGCTCAGACGTCCATTCGTGCAGTGAAAGGCTCACAGAATTGTCTAGTCGATATCAACCCGAGCTGCTTGTCATGCTAGGAAGATGTTCAAGTGTGGAGGTTGAACACAGTGTTGTGGAGCACGGCTGCGTATTTATTGCTAAAAAGGCGGCCATAAGTAGGGGAACAAAACACGGCGAGAAGTATGAAGTTGAGGCAGAGTATGCCGAAGTGAGTGGTAAAATGATGACTCTGATGAACGAATTTGTCCACAGAGAGAGTCCTGAATGGAGCAAGTTGGTGCCTTCAGATATGCAATGCCCTAGTCCTCGTTATGCGAGGGAAATTGTGCTGGACATTATTATAAGTGAACCAGATGGAATAACTAAGAAATCCGTTTTAGAGCGATGCCAGAAATTAAAGGGATTTTCTGGATTTGGGGCAATGTCGAACATGACGTGGGCATCAATTATCAAATGTCTAGTAAATGAAAAGGAATGGATCGAGGAGACGGGTGAGCATGGTGATGTCCTCAAAGCAACAAAACAGGGGCATAAATATAGTCGAAATGCACACGAAGGTATATTTCCCAAACGAGATAGCCCTTCGTTGATATTTGAAACGATCGGGACTGTCGACCACCCTAGTGTAATGACTCCAGCAGATACTGAAAATTTAAGAAGAAGGATGGGagcaaacagactaatggCTGTCGACAAGGATGCCTATCGTTTCATGAAAGAGGCTAAGACTTTATTTCCTGAAGCTCATTATGTTGTGATCAAGGGCGTCACGGATCACTACACGGAGGAACAACCAATAAATTGCTATGAGAAGTTTGTTGTAGCTTCTTCAGCTGCGTTTTTGAAATACTTCATCTCCAACGTTCATCAGCTCCTTTTCAGTAAGCAGTAAACATACACTAATGGTCATGTATAGTACATTATTACTTAATAATCACATAGAATACTCTAATAGCTGTATTTGGTTAGAAAACATTGTGACCAGCCCTGTCGGGGAACTTAGGATAGATTTTTCAAACGACGCCAACATCAGTTGTCTGTTGATTGCAGTCAAGAACTATGCTAGTTCGAGAGCATTTGTCATAGGGCTTGAAATGGGCTTTTCACTGGATGAGGTATCATGTCTGCTACATGCCACTGTTGAGCCTCAAGATCACATTTCCATTTTGTTCGAAACAAAAGCTAAAGATGGTCGAAGAGAGGCTGCTGTGAAGTTACTGACAGCTTGTAGGCAGGTGGATGAACGTATCTACCAATCTGTGGTGAAACAGTTACTGACTGTCAGACACCACTGACCAGTGACGATTATTGTCAATTTCTACCTGAAATGTATTGCAAATAGATGTAATGGCTGGCCTGATTGTGCATCTGAGATGATGACACAATCACAGAATGCTAGTATTTTATGCCAGATATACTACTAGAAACTGTTGATGTCAACATCTTATACAAATAAGTTTGTAGTCGTGCAATGATCATTTGGAATAGAAAAACAAGTTGCTATTTACTTAAAAAGATGGATCAGTGTTCTCaaccatcacacacacacacacacacacacacacacacacacacacacacacacacacacacacacacaggcagacagacgacagccagacagacagacagacagacagacacacacacacacacacacacacacacacacacacacacacacacagcaaaatgacaaatggacaagGAGCTCCCGTTAGATGCGGTCATACCCCTGGTTCTTGTGCATTACGCAGGAGCTTGAAGTCCCACCTGACCAAAGTGGCTGAtagactttgtcgcagttgacacaccacacaaacacacacacacacacacacacacacacacacacacacacacacacacacaccatatgcTTCAGCTTTCACGGTTTATCGCAAAAACAATATAACAAATACTAGCTGTCCTTGATTATTGAAAATGCCTTTTAAATCTCCATTTCTATACAGCTTCAAAACCAGTACTACAATAGCAGCAAAAATCCAGTCACATAAAAAAGCAAAGCAGTTGAGCCGAGACTCAGAACTACGGAAGATGGCTCTACAGTCACTATAGAAAAGGTTTGAACATTACACAGCACTGAACCAATGCACGGATTGGCAACTACGTTGTCCAGCAGTCTAATTTCCCACCTCCCTCCTAATTTCATCTACAATAACTTGGAAGTTGCCACCTGAGATCGTCTTGCATGCCATCAACAGTTGACGTGCAGCCCTTGCTGTACCAACACGACTAACATTAGCTCCAAAAATTACCCTGACTTGATCACAGGGTTCGACTACGTGATGAACAAGGCCTTTGATATGATCTTGTGTGAGACCCATCGCCATACCAATGACTTGAGCCCTAGTGGCAGCATGGCTTTGTACTGCCCTTAAAGTGGCATCGACGACATCTCGGCGTGAAAAATCAAAATCAGAAATTGAGATTTGACTGTCAGAAGGAACAACAGGTGAAGTTTCTAAACAAACCATAGTCTTAATTAGTTGCTATTAAGTTTGCCACAATAACAGCATTATTAGTCTAAAACATAAATTATTGATGTTGTTTCCTTGTGGCCGGAACTCTCCACATGAGAAGGTTACCAAACTTCTGCTATTACAAAACTAGCATATTAAATTGCTTGAGTGCATTCAATTAAGTCACATAAAAGTACAAATTATGAAGATTTGCCCTACTAATGTCTGCACCAATCCAATTACcatactcgcttgattattatcCCACCCCAatggttggccagagtcaaaggTCACATGTGGGATGGGGTCTCTCTCTAAAACtgacacctaaagttgttaattggcaGAAGTGATTGGCTTATTTCAAACACCATGTTGCTATACTAGTAGAGCTTGAACCACCGCTACTGATAGTTATCAAAATCTTCAAACATGTGATCGACAGGGATGtgcaagttgaagaatgtcGACATTTCCACAGGCACgaatctagcaaacagtcactgtggaaagcACCATCgccattaattaaagaagaagtctcaccaaaatcaaccatCTCTCAGATAAAAGtggtcacttcatgacacaaccctttgcaactgTTTACTGCAGACTTTTACCGCAACGGAGAGTCTGAGCAACTCgtggcccattctctgcttctgtggctgatTGGACCATAAGCTTTCTGCAGGAAGATATTGGgtcttgtatctttctttcagcaagttaTAGTATTTGTTGAGATTTTCCTTTAAGGgactaagaggtgtgaaaCCTTAGAGGCTTAGCCAAAGTTGGGgctgggggcttacttgagccctAGGATAATAATCAAGTACGGCATGGCAGACGTCACCCAAAACACCAAAGTTTAGAAAGATAGAAAGTCGTTAATGCTTCTCGATTACCAAAACTTTTTGGTTTAATCACAATCCAAgttaatgattaattaattaattaaatcacttGACTGAACATctacacaatacaataataaCAGAATGTCACTCACTGAAAAGATTACTCTGACGCTTTGTTACCAGAGAGCGCAGAAACGCAGCTGCCGTACATGCTGCATACGTTTCAAACACTGCAGGTTGACCGTGCATGCCTGGACAATACTCTGACATCCCTTTTACCACCAGACATCGAGATCCTTTCAATATGCTTGgacacaatttcatgaactgATACGATTCTTGATCAACAGCAACCAAAGTTTTTGTAGCCATTCGTCTTCTCAATTCATTGATTTCGGATGCAAGATTCTCCAGCTGCCAGTCCATGCTCCCTATTGTACAAAGAGACACTCCGACTTGATCTTTGCGCGGAAAGTGATCTGCTGCATTATAATACTTGACAGCTCTCTTCGTATTTTTCAAAATGCACAATTCGTCGTCAATTACCTCAATCCAAGGAACACTATCATTCATCATAGTTCTGATTATGTATCCCCACTTTGCACTATCCATTGCACTAAATCTTTTCACCGTCTGTTGAAGCCGCTGAACCTTTCCTAAAACATCCCTCTTAGCCAATCCGCGTGAATCACTTAACATCTCGATGACTATTTCACGCGCGTACCGAGGACTGGGACAGCAACGATGATCAGGAATCACATCAAGCCAACCGTTTACCCCATCTATCTCTGTAGTAATGAAAGGATCGATGAGCTTGACTAATTCAGACTCTAACTCTGCGTACTCGGCATCCGCTCTGAACTCGGTTGACTGGAGGCCTGTTGACTGGAGGCCTGCCATCAGAGTGGCCTTCCGCACCACCAGCACGCTTGCGTGTTGCAGTCGACTGTCGGCATCTTCCAGACCGGTGCACGTCCCAGCCATGACGGCGAGATCGGCCGAGTAGTGAGACGCCAACTCggacaagcgcgaagagcattCCGTTCCTCCGGATTTCGTCT contains:
- the LOC134191393 gene encoding uncharacterized protein LOC134191393 — its product is MTAIRLRGSPVNLLIVCSQSPDSQVVETVLQHESDGKFLLQSDDINLRYCSKWRPKSKGHPFLTVALASQKSSDVHSCSERLTELSSRYQPELLVMLGRCSSVEVEHSVVEHGCVFIAKKAAISRGTKHGEKYEVEAEYAEVSGKMMTLMNEFVHRESPEWSKLVPSDMQCPSPRYAREIVLDIIISEPDGITKKSVLERCQKLKGFSGFGAMSNMTWASIIKCLVNEKEWIEETGEHGDVLKATKQGHKYSRNAHEGIFPKRDSPSLIFETIGTVDHPSVMTPADTENLRRRMGANRLMAVDKDAYRFMKEAKTLFPEAHYVVIKGVTDHYTEEQPINCYEKFVVASSAAFLKYFISNVHQLLFKNIVTSPVGELRIDFSNDANISCLLIAVKNYASSRAFVIGLEMGFSLDEVSCLLHATVEPQDHISILFETKAKDGRREAAVKLLTACRQVDERIYQSVVKQLLTVRHH
- the LOC134191101 gene encoding arrestin domain-containing protein 3-like, with amino-acid sequence MSIVRQIFINYANNQQAYYPGQTVSGNVFLEIVQPLAPKRVSVVLRGRAHVYWTETSGTGDDRRTHTYSDNEQYFDHAIVVWPSALSADSPAILPPGMHSFSFTFSLPLGIPSSFELSTYSTAYIRYWIVANVDLGSSQFKCQRPFTVIEYIDVNEHRLLVPMRSENEKMICCLCCESGPLRLQASIDRVGFCPGEAVVVSATAENITNRVMRGIRVSLIAVTRRTAHGASSMISRTVCELMGEVIAVGATDRWENRRFPIPPVPPSIKTCRIIDQSYYIQLSVVVPNGFNLSMHFPIVIGTVPLRQDIPRPLQQVMHVESRTENWLQLPESSITSQVSSTVPVHPPPYAEATGITVDIRDNDDRNAMGVVQYTPLLPFVSSERPTANDPFHVDVSLQPHSFEMPGPLQYDQTLPDSAQQNIPVHGEKQHHSDPYVTPQAEPFGDSHIVGSDAIPMQLIEPHSVQDMHDKA
- the LOC134191394 gene encoding arrestin domain-containing protein 3-like, which gives rise to MTALAQFYVVYKNNRRFYFPGQALCGHLYLEVVEPLAATKIDVVVRGMAKVRWSEQAGQNRVKYKNMETLVDDTVTVWSKTENTPHLQAGEHSFPFSFNLPAGLPSSFELFGVGVTFIRYWVMATVDLDPTGRVKYKRPFTVIQHIDVNDPVLSIPMRSENDKTLCCLCCKSGPLSLSASIDRTGYCPGDTIRVSALAENLTRRVMTGIRAQLISFTIRKENGSATRAGDGGVRILLSEVMGDPIEVGASDKWENRPMTIPACSPSIEGCSFIRHLHYVQVCVVVARGLNLRVHFPIILGTIPLCETVQHVDQHAMYVDNKAIGVFALPQPMSLPEATFVLPVTCPLVEADATRFTVNIAEDDDDGTMGDLNYCPVVPYSKARPLNR
- the LOC134190952 gene encoding arrestin domain-containing protein 3-like produces the protein MGRMKSFSITYANNQYVYYPGQVVAGQAVLEITDEVTARGLRITLRGEAYVHWTEQHGSGQHSHTVSYTDRETYVNQCVTVWGKEEGDREGENPTLYPGIHTFPFSFQVPHAVPSSLEPKGPFRAHIRYWVTANVDRPWKFDYKCKQPFTVIARIDINDPVFLTPMRSDNEKHLCCLCCKSGPLNLEASIDRAGYCPGESVTISATARNMTSRSMRGMRGRLISITTVTARGHRRTGTTTICEIMGEELRGGAFDQWGRRSLAIPPAPPSVKSCRIIDHSYYVQIAVVVPRGINLKILFPVVIGTVPLREDEAEAIQSQPQFIDNRSLGVRGVPQAIAMPHEPVVVPSAPPCYAEAVDEPSVNIGESDDKYTYGNLQYLPRYPYIPTYSQTNQPWEPGPPGPPPGEYPMQPMGGQYFGPPTH
- the LOC134191013 gene encoding uncharacterized protein LOC134191013 — encoded protein: MASSDLEHVNLLCLFPRESDLQAAIDVFEHDTGSKFVLDPRRLQVGARICQKWKSNRDANEISVLFASQTKSGGTECSSRLSELASHYSADLAVMAGTCTGLEDADSRLQHASVLVVRKATLMAGLQSTGLQSTEFRADAEYAELESELVKLIDPFITTEIDGVNGWLDVIPDHRCCPSPRYAREIVIEMLSDSRGLAKRDVLGKVQRLQQTVKRFSAMDSAKWGYIIRTMMNDSVPWIEVIDDELCILKNTKRAVKYYNAADHFPRKDQVGVSLCTIGSMDWQLENLASEINELRRRMATKTLVAVDQESYQFMKLCPSILKGSRCLVVKGMSEYCPGMHGQPAVFETYAACTAAAFLRSLVTKRQSNLFKTSPVVPSDSQISISDFDFSRRDVVDATLRAVQSHAATRAQVIGMAMGLTQDHIKGLVHHVVEPCDQVRVIFGANVSRVGTARAARQLLMACKTISGGNFQVIVDEIRREVGN